The following are encoded together in the Kribbella voronezhensis genome:
- a CDS encoding LytR/AlgR family response regulator transcription factor: protein MTDSPLRALVADDEEPALAELVYLLRQDERIGEIQTASNGPEALKILQAADLDVVFCDIKMPGLDGIDLARVLSKFAKPPRIVFVTAYDEHAVDAFDLNATDYVMKPVRAERLTEAVRRVVSAGTPTAQPPPIDTGDETIPVELAGVTRFVQRSTVRYVEAQGDYARLHTGQNSHLVRIPLSTLEERWRDAGFTRIHRSTLVALAHVDEMRVDGGRCAVRVGNDWLPVSRRHTRELRDLLVRSTSLRG, encoded by the coding sequence ATGACCGACTCTCCGTTACGCGCGCTCGTTGCTGATGACGAGGAGCCTGCGCTGGCCGAGTTGGTCTATCTGCTGCGGCAGGACGAGCGGATCGGCGAGATCCAGACCGCGTCCAACGGGCCCGAGGCGCTGAAGATCCTGCAAGCGGCCGATCTGGACGTGGTGTTCTGCGACATCAAGATGCCCGGCCTGGACGGCATCGACCTGGCCCGGGTGCTGTCCAAGTTCGCCAAGCCGCCGCGGATCGTCTTCGTCACCGCATACGACGAGCATGCCGTCGACGCCTTCGATCTGAACGCGACCGACTACGTGATGAAGCCGGTCCGCGCCGAGCGTCTGACCGAAGCCGTACGCCGGGTGGTCAGCGCCGGTACGCCGACCGCTCAGCCGCCGCCGATCGACACAGGAGACGAAACCATCCCGGTCGAGCTCGCGGGCGTGACCCGATTCGTCCAGCGTTCCACCGTGCGGTACGTCGAGGCGCAGGGCGACTACGCGCGCCTGCACACCGGCCAGAACTCGCACCTGGTCCGGATCCCGCTCAGCACGCTGGAGGAGCGCTGGCGCGACGCCGGGTTCACCCGGATCCACCGCAGTACGTTGGTGGCGCTGGCCCACGTCGACGAGATGCGCGTCGACGGCGGTCGCTGTGCGGTCCGCGTCGGCAACGACTGGTTGCCGGTCAGCCGCCGGCACACCCGCGAACTGCGCGACCTGCTGGTCCGGTCGACCTCGCTGCGGGGATGA